In bacterium BMS3Abin02, one DNA window encodes the following:
- a CDS encoding putative pyridoxal phosphate-dependent acyltransferase, producing the protein MDKIGFLRDQIRGLKDQGLYNTIRHVDGPQGAWLTVDGKKVLNFCSNNYLGLADDPRLVEAAKAALDRYGVGPGAVRTIAGTMTIHDELEEKLAAFKGVEAAISLQAGFVANAGAIPALVDKEDVIITDELNHASIIDGVRLAKASRKIYAHCDVDDLRGKLMEARAEGFRRMLVITDGVFSMDGDVAPLDRIVDAADEHEAMVMVDDAHGEGVLGRGGRGIVDHFGLHGRVEVEVGTMSKAFGAVGGYVAGPRAVVEWLRQRARPFLFSSAVTPADVAACIASVEILAESTELVDRLWSNAAWFKDAMSSAGFDIGHSETPITPVMLGDEKVAQEFSRRLFDAEAVFAQAIAYPTVPLGKARIRVMISAAHSHEDLEYGAAAFEKVGKALGLL; encoded by the coding sequence ATGGACAAGATCGGTTTCTTGAGGGATCAGATACGGGGACTCAAAGATCAAGGTCTGTACAACACGATCCGCCACGTCGACGGACCGCAGGGGGCCTGGCTGACCGTCGACGGGAAGAAGGTACTCAACTTCTGCTCGAACAACTATCTCGGCCTCGCCGACGATCCCCGTCTCGTCGAGGCGGCAAAAGCCGCCCTCGATCGCTACGGCGTCGGCCCGGGCGCAGTGCGCACGATCGCCGGGACGATGACGATCCACGACGAGTTGGAAGAGAAGCTCGCCGCGTTCAAGGGGGTCGAAGCGGCGATCTCACTGCAGGCGGGGTTCGTCGCAAATGCCGGTGCGATCCCGGCGCTGGTCGACAAGGAAGACGTGATCATCACCGACGAGTTGAACCATGCGTCGATCATCGACGGGGTCCGACTCGCCAAGGCCTCACGGAAGATCTACGCCCACTGCGACGTCGATGATCTTCGAGGAAAGCTGATGGAGGCCCGCGCCGAGGGCTTCAGACGGATGCTCGTCATCACGGACGGCGTGTTCTCCATGGACGGTGACGTCGCTCCGCTCGACCGGATCGTCGATGCCGCCGACGAACACGAGGCGATGGTGATGGTGGACGACGCGCACGGCGAGGGGGTCCTCGGGCGTGGAGGGCGCGGCATCGTCGACCACTTCGGACTCCACGGCAGAGTGGAGGTCGAGGTCGGCACGATGTCCAAGGCGTTCGGCGCCGTCGGCGGCTACGTCGCCGGCCCTCGAGCGGTTGTCGAATGGCTGCGCCAGCGTGCCCGGCCGTTCCTGTTCTCCTCGGCGGTGACCCCGGCCGATGTCGCCGCGTGCATCGCGTCGGTGGAGATCCTCGCCGAGTCGACCGAGCTGGTGGATCGCCTGTGGTCCAACGCCGCCTGGTTCAAGGATGCGATGTCCTCGGCAGGGTTCGACATCGGGCATTCGGAGACGCCGATCACTCCGGTGATGCTCGGTGATGAGAAGGTCGCCCAAGAGTTCTCTCGGCGATTGTTCGACGCCGAGGCGGTGTTCGCCCAGGCGATCGCGTATCCGACGGTGCCGTTGGGCAAGGCGAGGATTCGGGTGATGATCTCCGCGGCGCATTCCCATGAGGATTTGGAGTACGGCGCGGCGGCGTTCGAGAAGGTGGGCAAGGCCCTCGGTCTGCTCTGA
- the asnA gene encoding aspartate--ammonia ligase, whose amino-acid sequence MSDKTADLAGPGIGTYEEVENILPTDYRRLLAPRETMAALFAAKQYIEDNLSKELNLMMVQVPLIVDVESGVNDMLDRDGSRTPVQFHISNDHDQHPIDAQVVQAATKWKRVALQQFGMGAGEGLLTDMKAVRKDYFLDHDHSAYVDQWDWERVITAGQRNLAFLTDVVKRIWSVLVGANDLLLEQWPQLRDDRYPPMPRELTFLHAEDILDRYPELPRKQRETAILQEYPAIFIYGIGWTLADGYPHEMRAADYDDWITPTVSADGRPMHGLNGDILVWNPVTRRRHELTSMGIRVTKETLVQQLEMTGQMDFLELPYHKAILNDEIPLSIGGGIGQSRTYMYLLRKAHLGEVSVTVWPQILKDMCAKRGIFVLE is encoded by the coding sequence ATGAGCGACAAGACCGCAGATCTCGCCGGACCCGGAATCGGCACATACGAGGAAGTCGAGAACATCCTGCCCACCGACTATCGGCGTCTCCTTGCACCGAGGGAGACCATGGCCGCACTCTTTGCCGCCAAGCAGTACATCGAGGACAACCTGAGCAAGGAACTGAATCTGATGATGGTGCAGGTGCCGCTGATCGTGGATGTCGAGAGCGGTGTGAACGACATGCTCGATCGGGACGGATCCCGAACTCCGGTCCAGTTCCACATCTCGAACGATCACGATCAGCACCCCATCGACGCCCAGGTGGTCCAGGCAGCCACGAAGTGGAAGCGGGTGGCGCTGCAGCAGTTCGGAATGGGCGCGGGTGAGGGCCTTCTCACCGACATGAAGGCCGTCCGCAAGGACTACTTCCTGGACCACGATCACAGCGCATACGTCGACCAGTGGGACTGGGAGCGAGTCATCACCGCCGGCCAACGCAACCTCGCGTTCCTCACCGATGTGGTCAAGAGAATCTGGAGCGTCCTCGTCGGTGCGAACGACCTTCTCCTGGAGCAGTGGCCACAGTTGCGAGATGACCGCTATCCACCGATGCCGCGGGAACTGACGTTCCTGCACGCAGAGGACATCCTCGACAGGTACCCGGAGCTGCCCCGCAAGCAGCGCGAGACCGCGATCCTGCAGGAGTACCCGGCCATCTTCATCTACGGGATCGGCTGGACGCTCGCGGACGGATACCCTCACGAGATGCGGGCCGCCGACTACGACGACTGGATCACCCCGACGGTGTCCGCCGATGGACGCCCGATGCACGGGCTCAACGGGGACATCCTCGTGTGGAATCCCGTCACACGTCGCCGGCACGAACTCACCTCGATGGGGATCAGGGTGACGAAGGAGACGTTGGTGCAGCAGCTGGAGATGACCGGCCAGATGGACTTTCTCGAACTCCCCTACCACAAGGCGATCCTCAACGACGAGATCCCCCTGTCGATCGGTGGAGGAATCGGCCAGTCGCGAACCTACATGTACCTGCTGCGCAAGGCACACCTCGGAGAGGTCAGTGTCACGGTCTGGCCACAGATCCTCAAGGACATGTGCGCGAAGCGGGGCATCTTCGTCCTCGAGTGA
- the tdh gene encoding L-threonine 3-dehydrogenase, translating into MRAIVIPSPGPGLELVDVPIPTPGPADVLIQVKATSICGTDLHIRDWDPWAQAHVLPPLTVGHELCGMVVDRGSDADGPEVGQLVSVESHVVCRRCRFCRTGKGHLCENTQILGVHRDGAYAEYVSVPAINAWPDPPDMPYSIASLQENFGNAVHTVSATNISGRKVLVTGCGPVGVMAIAAAKALGARAVYATDVSDYRLGLAQTMGADHTWNPIRDAVVELGLEATDGEGIDVLLEMSGAPAAIQDGFTLLKPGGEVALLGLSSGPIPFDLDDNITFKGATVHGIVGRKLWDTWYEMRGLLRSGAVDLAPLVTHRFALDDYEKAFDLMASGECGKVVMFPDVADADGPLN; encoded by the coding sequence ATGCGCGCGATCGTCATACCGTCACCTGGTCCGGGACTCGAGCTGGTCGACGTCCCCATCCCGACTCCGGGGCCGGCCGACGTACTCATCCAGGTCAAGGCGACGTCGATCTGCGGCACGGACTTGCACATCCGGGACTGGGACCCATGGGCTCAGGCGCACGTCCTGCCGCCGCTCACCGTGGGACACGAACTCTGCGGCATGGTCGTCGACAGAGGATCCGACGCCGACGGCCCCGAAGTCGGCCAACTCGTCTCCGTCGAGTCACATGTCGTCTGCCGACGGTGCCGCTTTTGTCGTACCGGGAAGGGCCATCTGTGCGAGAACACGCAGATCCTCGGTGTGCACCGCGACGGCGCCTACGCCGAATACGTGTCCGTGCCCGCCATCAATGCATGGCCCGATCCGCCAGACATGCCGTACTCGATCGCTTCTCTGCAGGAGAACTTCGGCAATGCCGTGCACACGGTCTCGGCGACCAACATCTCGGGCCGCAAGGTCCTCGTGACCGGCTGTGGTCCGGTTGGGGTCATGGCGATCGCTGCGGCGAAGGCGCTTGGTGCTCGGGCCGTCTACGCGACGGACGTCTCCGACTACCGGCTGGGACTCGCGCAAACGATGGGCGCCGACCACACCTGGAATCCCATCCGGGATGCTGTCGTCGAACTCGGTCTCGAAGCCACCGATGGGGAGGGCATCGACGTGCTCCTCGAGATGTCCGGTGCTCCGGCTGCGATCCAGGATGGCTTCACCCTCCTCAAACCCGGCGGCGAAGTCGCGTTGCTGGGCTTGTCGTCCGGTCCGATCCCCTTCGACCTGGACGACAACATCACGTTCAAGGGAGCGACTGTCCACGGCATCGTCGGGCGGAAGCTCTGGGATACGTGGTACGAGATGCGAGGTCTTCTTCGTTCGGGCGCCGTGGACCTTGCGCCACTCGTGACACACCGGTTCGCTCTGGACGACTACGAGAAGGCGTTCGACCTGATGGCTTCTGGAGAGTGCGGAAAGGTGGTCATGTTCCCGGACGTGGCAGACGCGGACGGACCATTGAACTGA